The Streptomyces sp. NBC_01275 genome has a segment encoding these proteins:
- a CDS encoding NUDIX hydrolase, which produces MSAADEILDIVDENDQVVGRLPRGQVYAEGVRHRCVFIRARDAEGRLFVHRRTPTKLVFPSLYDMFVGGVVGAGETYDDAALREAEEELGVHGLPRPEFVLKFLYDDGAGRSWWSAVYEVRCELPVNPQVEEVAWHDFLSEEEVERRLSDWEWVPDGLAAYQRLKAHGARGEGPG; this is translated from the coding sequence ATGAGCGCTGCTGACGAGATCCTCGACATCGTCGACGAGAACGACCAGGTCGTCGGCCGACTCCCGCGCGGGCAGGTGTACGCCGAGGGTGTGCGCCACCGTTGCGTCTTCATCCGGGCCAGGGACGCCGAGGGCCGGCTCTTCGTCCACCGCCGCACCCCGACCAAGCTGGTCTTCCCCTCCCTGTACGACATGTTCGTCGGCGGGGTGGTCGGCGCGGGCGAGACCTACGACGACGCCGCGCTGCGCGAGGCCGAGGAGGAGCTCGGGGTGCACGGACTGCCCCGCCCGGAGTTCGTCCTCAAGTTCCTCTACGACGACGGGGCCGGCCGGAGCTGGTGGTCGGCCGTGTACGAGGTCCGCTGCGAGCTGCCGGTGAACCCCCAGGTCGAGGAGGTGGCCTGGCACGACTTCCTGTCCGAGGAGGAGGTCGAGCGGCGGCTGTCCGACTGGGAGTGGGTGCCGGACGGCCTGGCGGCGTACCAGCGACTCAAGGCGCACGGAGCCCGCGGAGAGGGGCCCGGGTAG
- a CDS encoding DUF1343 domain-containing protein, with the protein MTLSRRTLLAGAPASVGACTTPTPVNRPLRTGFERLAADGYALLDGERIGVVTNPTGVTGGGPSGASAAESGEVRHIVDVMHADDRVDLVAVFGPEHGFRGTAQAGGSEGRHDDPATGLPVHDTYLKSGQPLADVFTAAGVDTVVFDIQDVGARFYTYVWTLYDCMEAARLAGKRFVVLDRPNPVTGRAALGPVLHREFASFVGRQPVAQAHGMTVAELARLFDAEFLDSAVRLDVVEMSGWRRAWWYDACGLPWVPPSPNMPTPATALVYAGTCLFEGTNLSEGRGTTLPFELLGAEGIDGRWAAAVGELGLPGVRFREAYFAPVFSKFQGRTVGGVQLHVHDRDAYDPVRTAVALLVTAKRVWSGFAWRSDLWIDRLTGSSAVRTAIDAGAGVDDVVAGWREELAAFRQTRREYLLYG; encoded by the coding sequence ATGACGCTGTCGAGACGGACTCTGCTGGCCGGGGCCCCGGCCTCGGTGGGAGCGTGCACCACGCCGACGCCGGTGAACCGCCCGCTGCGGACCGGCTTCGAGCGCCTCGCCGCCGACGGCTACGCCCTCCTCGACGGAGAGCGGATCGGGGTCGTCACCAACCCCACCGGCGTCACGGGTGGGGGCCCCTCCGGTGCGAGCGCAGCCGAGAGCGGGGAAGTACGCCACATCGTGGACGTCATGCACGCCGACGACCGGGTCGATCTCGTCGCCGTCTTCGGCCCCGAGCACGGGTTCCGGGGCACCGCGCAGGCCGGCGGCTCCGAGGGACGCCACGACGATCCGGCGACCGGTCTGCCCGTCCACGACACGTATCTCAAGAGCGGGCAGCCGCTCGCGGACGTCTTCACGGCCGCCGGCGTCGACACGGTCGTCTTCGACATCCAGGACGTGGGCGCCCGCTTCTACACATACGTCTGGACGCTGTACGACTGCATGGAGGCGGCGCGGCTGGCCGGGAAGCGGTTCGTCGTCCTGGACCGGCCGAATCCGGTGACCGGGCGGGCGGCCCTGGGGCCGGTGCTGCACCGGGAGTTCGCGAGCTTCGTCGGGCGGCAGCCCGTCGCGCAGGCCCACGGGATGACGGTGGCCGAGCTGGCCCGGCTGTTCGACGCGGAGTTCCTCGACTCGGCGGTGAGGCTGGACGTGGTGGAGATGAGCGGCTGGCGGCGGGCGTGGTGGTACGACGCCTGCGGGCTGCCCTGGGTGCCGCCGAGCCCGAACATGCCGACGCCCGCCACGGCCCTCGTGTACGCGGGGACCTGTCTCTTCGAGGGCACGAACCTGTCCGAGGGCCGGGGCACGACCCTGCCCTTCGAACTCCTCGGCGCGGAGGGGATCGACGGGCGGTGGGCGGCCGCGGTGGGCGAACTCGGGCTGCCGGGCGTGCGCTTCAGGGAGGCGTACTTCGCGCCGGTCTTCTCCAAGTTCCAGGGCAGGACCGTCGGCGGGGTGCAGCTGCATGTGCACGACCGGGACGCCTACGACCCCGTGCGTACCGCCGTCGCGCTGCTGGTGACCGCCAAGCGGGTGTGGAGCGGCTTCGCCTGGCGCTCCGACCTGTGGATCGACAGGCTCACCGGGTCGTCGGCGGTGCGGACCGCGATCGACGCGGGGGCGGGCGTCGACGACGTGGTCGCGGGGTGGCGCGAGGAGCTGGCCGCGTTCCGACAGACCCGGCGGGAGTATCTGTTGTACGGATGA
- a CDS encoding DMT family transporter produces the protein MSVLVLVLAVSAACCLGFGFVLQQNAAQKAPLGDFLSPRLLLDLVRVPRWLGGIGLMVAGMVLGAVALGQGEVSLVEPLLATNLLFALALSRRQTRQPLGRQGWAGLALLAGGVTAFIVAGEPRGGTAVTDPLRHWLIIGVMTGVALLLTTYAKRSRLSSGPVLLALAAGLLYGVQDALTRVSGQRFSAGGLAELLTGWQPYAVLALGVTGLVLVQSAFETAPLRMSLPALTAAQPLAGIVCGVGFLGDRLRTDTGALAWEAAGLAAVVAGIVLLGLHPAMPRGAAPRERVPNLQPQ, from the coding sequence GTGTCGGTTCTGGTTCTGGTTCTCGCCGTGAGCGCCGCCTGCTGCCTGGGCTTCGGGTTCGTGCTCCAGCAGAACGCCGCCCAGAAGGCGCCGCTCGGCGACTTCCTGTCCCCGCGCCTGCTGCTCGACCTGGTGCGGGTGCCGCGCTGGCTCGGCGGCATCGGGCTGATGGTGGCCGGCATGGTGCTGGGCGCGGTCGCGCTCGGCCAGGGCGAGGTCTCCCTCGTCGAGCCGCTCCTCGCCACGAACCTGCTCTTCGCCCTCGCCCTCTCCCGCCGCCAGACCAGGCAGCCGCTGGGCCGCCAGGGCTGGGCGGGGCTCGCGCTGCTCGCGGGCGGGGTGACGGCGTTCATCGTGGCGGGCGAGCCGCGCGGCGGCACCGCGGTCACCGATCCGCTGCGCCACTGGCTGATCATCGGCGTGATGACCGGAGTCGCCCTGCTGCTCACGACGTACGCCAAGCGCTCGCGGCTGAGCTCGGGCCCGGTGCTGCTGGCTCTGGCGGCCGGTCTGCTGTACGGCGTCCAGGACGCCCTCACCCGGGTCAGCGGGCAGCGTTTCTCCGCGGGCGGCCTCGCCGAGCTGCTGACCGGCTGGCAGCCGTACGCCGTGCTCGCCCTCGGGGTGACCGGGCTGGTGCTGGTGCAGAGCGCCTTCGAGACGGCCCCGCTGCGCATGTCGCTGCCCGCGCTGACCGCCGCCCAGCCGCTCGCCGGGATCGTCTGCGGGGTCGGCTTCCTCGGCGACCGGCTGCGCACCGACACCGGCGCGCTGGCCTGGGAGGCGGCGGGCCTGGCGGCGGTCGTCGCGGGCATCGTCCTGCTCGGCCTGCACCCGGCGATGCCGCGGGGCGCGGCCCCCCGGGAGCGGGTTCCGAACCTCCAGCCGCAGTGA
- a CDS encoding SDR family oxidoreductase gives MVEAVQDAGVVVTGAGGGIGAALARRFAAEGARVVVNDLDAGRAQAVADEIGGIAVPGDASAIVGPAREALGGTVDVYCANAGVASGGSEAAEEDVWALAWDVNVMAHVRAAHALLPGWLERGRGRFVSTVSAAGLLTMIGAAPYSVTKHGAYAFAEWLSLTYRHRGIKVHAICPQGVRTDMLDATGSAGDLVLKPTAIDPSDVADALFKGIAEDRFLILPHPEVAAYYQARAADPDRWMTNMNHLQQKWEASE, from the coding sequence ATGGTGGAAGCCGTGCAGGATGCGGGAGTGGTCGTCACCGGAGCGGGGGGCGGCATCGGAGCCGCGCTGGCCCGTCGCTTCGCCGCCGAGGGCGCCAGAGTCGTCGTCAACGACCTGGACGCAGGACGGGCGCAGGCCGTGGCCGACGAGATCGGCGGCATCGCGGTCCCCGGCGACGCCTCCGCGATCGTCGGCCCGGCCCGGGAGGCGCTCGGCGGCACGGTCGACGTCTACTGCGCCAACGCCGGGGTCGCCTCGGGCGGCTCGGAGGCGGCCGAGGAGGACGTGTGGGCGCTCGCCTGGGACGTCAACGTGATGGCCCACGTCCGCGCGGCCCACGCCCTCCTCCCGGGCTGGCTGGAGCGCGGCCGCGGCCGGTTCGTCTCCACCGTCTCCGCGGCCGGACTGCTCACGATGATCGGCGCCGCTCCGTACAGCGTCACCAAGCACGGCGCGTACGCCTTCGCCGAGTGGCTGTCGCTGACGTACCGCCACCGGGGGATCAAGGTGCACGCGATCTGTCCCCAGGGCGTGCGCACCGACATGCTGGACGCCACCGGCAGCGCGGGCGACCTGGTGCTGAAGCCGACCGCGATCGACCCGTCGGACGTGGCGGACGCCCTGTTCAAGGGCATCGCCGAGGACCGCTTCCTGATCCTGCCGCACCCCGAGGTCGCCGCCTACTACCAGGCGCGGGCCGCCGACCCCGACCGATGGATGACGAACATGAACCACCTCCAGCAGAAGTGGGAGGCCTCCGAATGA
- a CDS encoding class I adenylate-forming enzyme family protein, whose product MTAPVSPQPVSPQPVSPQPVSRYAARPWVALLDDAQRAPVDPADSLVHALRRSVAEAPDRTCLAYFDGRLSYREVDELSDSVAGRLVARGLAPGDRVAVLLQNSPHFVIALLGAWKAGATVVPVNPMYKSGEVAHVLRDAEVAALICSDRAWESYLRETADDSPVRIVLTACELDFQTRGDARVLTFERLPQAEDAEDLAAVARAGHKPPADRDPAPADTALISYTSGTSGAPKGAVNTHANIMFNAERQRTGLRLPEAPVYYALAPLFHITGMVCQLGACLNSAGTLVLTYRFEAGVVLEAFAEHRPHYTVGPSTAFMALGAHPAATRDHFSSFVHISSGGAPVPPALVEKFRAGFGPYIRNGYGLTECTAPCASVPPQLEAPVDPASGTLAVGLPGPDTVVRIVDEQGVETPFGEQGEIVVRGPQVVPGYWRRPEATAETFPDGELRTGDIGFMDEQGWLYVVDRKKDMINASGFKVWPREVEDVLYTHPAVREAAVVGVPDGYRGETVKAYISLRAGVDADPDTLAAYCKDRLAAYKYPRQVEILPDLPKTASGKILRRELRSRANDSQ is encoded by the coding sequence ATGACCGCGCCCGTCTCCCCACAGCCCGTCTCCCCGCAGCCCGTCTCCCCGCAGCCCGTCTCCCGCTACGCGGCCAGGCCCTGGGTGGCCCTGCTCGACGACGCCCAGCGCGCCCCTGTCGACCCCGCCGACTCCCTGGTGCACGCCCTGCGGCGGTCCGTCGCCGAGGCCCCCGACCGCACCTGTCTGGCCTACTTCGACGGGCGGCTCAGCTACCGCGAGGTCGACGAGCTGAGCGACTCCGTCGCCGGTCGCCTCGTCGCCCGCGGCCTGGCGCCCGGCGACCGGGTCGCCGTCCTGCTGCAGAACTCCCCGCACTTCGTGATCGCGCTGCTCGGCGCCTGGAAGGCGGGCGCGACCGTCGTCCCCGTCAACCCCATGTACAAGTCGGGGGAGGTGGCCCACGTCCTGCGGGACGCGGAGGTCGCCGCGTTGATCTGCTCGGACCGGGCCTGGGAGTCGTATCTGCGCGAGACGGCTGACGACTCGCCGGTACGGATCGTGCTCACGGCCTGCGAGTTGGATTTCCAGACTCGTGGTGACGCGCGCGTGCTGACCTTCGAGCGGCTGCCGCAGGCGGAGGACGCCGAGGATCTCGCCGCCGTCGCCCGCGCCGGTCACAAGCCGCCCGCGGACCGCGATCCGGCCCCCGCCGACACCGCGCTGATCAGCTACACCTCGGGCACGAGCGGCGCCCCCAAGGGGGCCGTCAACACCCACGCCAACATCATGTTCAACGCCGAACGGCAGCGCACCGGCCTGCGGCTGCCCGAGGCGCCCGTCTACTATGCCCTCGCGCCCCTGTTCCACATCACCGGCATGGTCTGCCAGCTCGGCGCCTGTCTGAACAGCGCGGGCACGCTCGTCCTGACCTACCGCTTCGAGGCGGGCGTGGTGCTCGAGGCGTTCGCCGAGCACCGGCCGCACTACACCGTCGGCCCGTCGACCGCCTTCATGGCCCTGGGCGCGCACCCGGCCGCCACCCGCGACCACTTCTCCTCCTTCGTGCACATCTCCTCCGGCGGGGCTCCCGTGCCGCCGGCCCTGGTGGAGAAGTTCCGCGCCGGCTTCGGGCCGTACATCCGCAACGGCTACGGCCTGACCGAGTGCACCGCGCCCTGCGCCTCCGTCCCGCCCCAGCTGGAGGCCCCGGTCGACCCGGCCTCCGGGACCCTCGCCGTCGGTCTGCCCGGCCCCGACACCGTCGTGCGGATCGTCGACGAGCAGGGCGTCGAGACGCCCTTCGGGGAGCAGGGCGAGATCGTCGTACGGGGGCCGCAGGTGGTCCCCGGCTACTGGCGGCGGCCCGAGGCCACCGCCGAGACGTTCCCGGACGGCGAGCTGCGCACCGGCGACATCGGGTTCATGGACGAGCAGGGCTGGCTGTACGTCGTCGACCGCAAGAAGGACATGATCAACGCGTCCGGCTTCAAGGTGTGGCCGCGCGAGGTCGAGGACGTGCTGTACACCCACCCGGCGGTGCGCGAGGCGGCCGTCGTCGGGGTGCCGGACGGCTACCGCGGCGAGACCGTGAAGGCGTACATCAGTCTGCGCGCCGGCGTCGACGCGGACCCCGATACGCTCGCCGCCTACTGCAAGGACAGACTGGCCGCCTACAAATATCCGCGTCAGGTGGAGATCCTGCCCGACCTGCCCAAGACGGCGAGTGGGAAGATCCTCCGTCGGGAACTGCGTTCCCGCGCGAACGACAGTCAGTAG
- a CDS encoding acyl-CoA dehydrogenase, producing the protein MDFAFDARTEELRAKLLAFMDEYVYPAEAVAEEQRALLASPWDTPAVVDELKAEARSQGLWNLFLPDAEHGAGLTNLQYAPLAEITGRSPHLAPTALNCAAPDTGNMEVLAQFGDEQQKKQWLEPLLAGEIRSAFAMTEPEVASSDATNITTHIERDGDEYVVTGRKWYISGAMNPDCKIFIVMGKTDPDGADIRRQQSMVLVPRDTPGVTVKRAMQVFGYQDHSHGGHAEVVFDHARVPVTNLVGEEGGGFAIAQARLGPGRIHHCMRLIGMAERAIELMCRRAVSRDAFGKALAQQGVVHNWIADARVTVEQLRLLVLKTAWMMDTVGNRGAHTEIQSIKIATPRAVVDIIDRAIQLHGAGGVSQDFPLAELYASARTLMIADGPDEVHQRSLARRELKKYL; encoded by the coding sequence ATGGACTTCGCGTTCGACGCGCGCACCGAGGAACTCCGCGCCAAGCTGCTGGCCTTCATGGACGAGTACGTCTATCCGGCCGAGGCGGTCGCCGAGGAGCAGCGCGCCCTGCTGGCCTCGCCGTGGGACACCCCGGCGGTGGTCGACGAGCTGAAGGCCGAGGCCCGCAGCCAGGGCCTGTGGAACCTCTTCCTCCCCGACGCCGAGCACGGCGCGGGCCTCACCAACCTCCAGTACGCGCCCCTCGCCGAGATCACCGGCCGGTCCCCGCACCTGGCGCCGACGGCTCTCAACTGCGCCGCGCCGGACACCGGGAACATGGAGGTGCTGGCGCAGTTCGGCGACGAGCAGCAGAAGAAGCAGTGGCTGGAGCCGCTGCTGGCCGGGGAGATCCGTTCGGCGTTCGCGATGACCGAGCCGGAGGTGGCCTCCTCGGACGCCACGAACATCACCACGCACATAGAGCGGGATGGCGACGAGTACGTCGTCACGGGCCGCAAGTGGTACATCTCCGGGGCGATGAACCCGGACTGCAAGATCTTCATCGTGATGGGCAAGACGGACCCGGACGGCGCGGACATCCGCCGTCAGCAGTCCATGGTCCTGGTCCCGCGCGACACACCGGGCGTCACCGTCAAGCGCGCCATGCAGGTCTTCGGCTACCAGGACCACTCCCACGGCGGCCACGCCGAGGTGGTCTTCGACCACGCGCGCGTGCCGGTGACGAACCTGGTCGGCGAGGAGGGCGGCGGCTTCGCCATCGCCCAGGCCCGGCTCGGCCCCGGCCGCATCCACCACTGCATGCGACTGATCGGCATGGCCGAGCGGGCGATCGAGCTGATGTGCCGCAGGGCGGTCTCCCGCGACGCCTTCGGCAAGGCGCTGGCCCAGCAGGGCGTGGTCCACAACTGGATCGCGGACGCCCGGGTCACCGTCGAGCAGCTGCGGCTGCTGGTGCTGAAGACCGCCTGGATGATGGACACCGTCGGCAACCGGGGCGCCCACACCGAGATCCAGTCCATCAAGATCGCCACGCCCCGCGCGGTGGTCGACATCATCGACCGCGCGATCCAGCTGCACGGCGCGGGCGGTGTCAGCCAGGACTTCCCGCTGGCCGAGCTGTACGCGAGCGCGCGGACGCTGATGATCGCCGACGGGCCGGACGAGGTGCACCAGCGGTCGCTGGCGCGACGGGAGTTGAAGAAGTACCTGTGA
- a CDS encoding YidH family protein — MIDFVQNVRLWFAPEQVRRGGNTPDYRFSLANERTFLAWLRTALALIGGGFAVDQFLPDLRWGWRVGLALALLAAGVLCSLRAVNHWVRCERAMRRGEDLPASRFPALLSVVVAVVAVAMVVVVLAGWDGRAR; from the coding sequence GTGATCGACTTCGTACAGAACGTCCGGTTGTGGTTCGCGCCCGAGCAGGTCCGGCGCGGCGGCAACACGCCCGACTACCGGTTCTCGCTGGCGAACGAGCGCACGTTCCTGGCCTGGCTGCGGACCGCGCTCGCGCTGATCGGCGGGGGCTTCGCGGTGGACCAGTTCCTGCCTGACCTGCGCTGGGGCTGGCGGGTGGGGCTGGCGCTCGCGCTGCTCGCGGCGGGCGTGCTGTGCTCCCTGCGCGCGGTGAACCACTGGGTGCGCTGCGAGCGGGCGATGCGCCGGGGCGAGGACCTGCCGGCCTCGCGCTTCCCGGCGCTGCTGAGCGTGGTGGTCGCGGTGGTGGCCGTGGCGATGGTGGTGGTCGTGCTCGCCGGGTGGGACGGGCGAGCCCGATGA
- a CDS encoding DUF202 domain-containing protein — MSRAEAPGDTGDGGGAERDPGLQPERTRLAWRRTTLSSTVATVLGMKTALNGGGTTAGIVACALCCGLWLGFLALAHHRIRTLAAVSDPAALTPRYATATALCTVALAVCAAALVV, encoded by the coding sequence ATGAGCCGGGCGGAAGCCCCAGGAGACACGGGTGACGGCGGCGGGGCGGAGCGCGACCCCGGGTTGCAGCCGGAGCGGACCCGGCTCGCCTGGCGGCGTACGACGCTGTCGAGCACCGTCGCCACGGTGCTCGGCATGAAGACCGCCCTCAACGGAGGCGGGACGACCGCCGGGATCGTCGCCTGCGCCCTGTGCTGCGGGCTGTGGCTGGGCTTCCTGGCCCTCGCCCACCACCGCATCCGCACGCTCGCCGCCGTCTCCGACCCGGCCGCGCTCACCCCCCGCTACGCCACCGCGACAGCCCTGTGCACGGTGGCGCTGGCGGTGTGCGCGGCGGCGCTGGTCGTCTGA
- a CDS encoding phosphotransferase family protein, producing MSPDHPPGLDLDRLRALLERERPGLVRGPLTGRLIEGGRSNLTYQVGDAGDGEDGSAKWVVRRPPLGHVLATAHDMKREHRVISALYPTSVPVPRPVLLCEDVEVLGAPFYVMEFVEGTPYRTAEELAPLGAERTRGALLSLTDTLVELHAVDPAEVGLADFGRPEGFLDRQLRRWGKQLDASRSRDLAGIDELHAALGRALPSSPAPAVVHGDYRLDNVLIGDDDSIRAILDWEMSTLGDPLTDLGLLVMYSVPLELPNSPISTTASAAGHPAPAELIERYAARSGRDVSAVSWYTAFAWFKLAVILEGIHYRYTLGQTVGRGFDRIGELVPVFIEHGLTTLQEG from the coding sequence ATGAGCCCCGACCACCCGCCCGGACTCGACCTCGACCGGCTGCGCGCCCTGCTGGAGCGCGAGCGCCCCGGTCTGGTCCGGGGTCCGCTCACCGGCCGGCTGATCGAGGGCGGACGGTCGAACCTGACCTACCAGGTCGGGGACGCCGGGGACGGCGAGGACGGTTCCGCGAAGTGGGTCGTACGGCGGCCGCCGCTCGGGCATGTGCTGGCCACCGCGCACGACATGAAGCGCGAGCACCGGGTGATCAGCGCGCTGTACCCGACCAGCGTCCCGGTCCCGCGTCCGGTGCTGCTGTGCGAGGACGTGGAGGTGCTCGGGGCGCCCTTCTACGTCATGGAGTTCGTCGAGGGCACGCCGTACCGCACGGCCGAGGAGCTGGCCCCGCTCGGCGCGGAGCGCACCCGGGGCGCGCTGCTGTCGCTGACGGACACGCTGGTGGAGCTGCACGCGGTGGACCCCGCCGAGGTCGGGCTGGCCGACTTCGGGCGTCCGGAGGGCTTCCTCGACCGGCAGCTGCGCCGCTGGGGCAAGCAGCTCGACGCGTCCCGCAGCCGTGACCTGGCCGGAATCGACGAGCTGCACGCGGCGCTCGGCCGCGCGCTGCCCTCCTCCCCCGCCCCGGCGGTCGTGCACGGCGACTACCGGCTGGACAACGTCCTGATCGGCGACGACGACTCGATCAGGGCGATCCTCGACTGGGAGATGTCGACGCTCGGCGACCCGCTGACCGACCTGGGCCTGCTGGTGATGTACAGCGTGCCCCTGGAGCTGCCGAACTCCCCCATCTCCACGACCGCCTCGGCCGCCGGGCACCCGGCGCCGGCCGAGCTGATCGAGCGGTACGCGGCGCGCTCCGGGCGGGACGTGTCGGCGGTCTCCTGGTACACGGCGTTCGCGTGGTTCAAGCTCGCCGTGATCCTGGAGGGCATCCACTACCGGTACACGCTGGGCCAGACGGTAGGGCGCGGCTTCGACCGCATCGGGGAGCTCGTCCCCGTCTTCATCGAGCACGGACTGACCACTCTCCAGGAAGGCTGA
- a CDS encoding NADP-dependent oxidoreductase encodes MKGISYSRYGGPDVLEYGEVRDPKVGPDSVLVKVRAAAVNPVDWKAREGYLDPIFDAVFPVVPGWDVSGVVVQLGFSVTEYAIGDEVMGYVREDFLSRGTFAEYVGAPVRTLARKPRNLTWEEAAGLPLVGLTAYQVLMKALQVKRGETVLVHAAAGGVGSIAVQIARHLGARVIGTASEANHDFVRSLGGEPVTYGDGLAERVRGLAPEGVDAAFDTIGGETLKVSAHLLAPEGRLASIADGDVVGYGGRYFWVRPDAEDLTRLAELAEQGVVSVHVSETFPLERAADAHRLNQEGRTRGKIVVTVDWDAETDEADEADGTDETP; translated from the coding sequence ATGAAGGGCATCAGCTACAGCCGCTACGGCGGCCCGGACGTCCTCGAGTACGGAGAGGTGCGCGACCCCAAGGTCGGCCCCGACTCGGTGCTGGTGAAGGTCCGGGCGGCGGCCGTCAACCCCGTCGACTGGAAGGCCCGTGAGGGCTACCTGGACCCGATCTTCGACGCCGTCTTCCCGGTGGTCCCCGGCTGGGACGTCTCCGGCGTCGTCGTGCAGCTCGGGTTCTCCGTCACGGAGTACGCGATCGGCGACGAGGTCATGGGCTACGTCCGCGAGGACTTCCTCTCCCGCGGCACCTTCGCCGAGTACGTCGGGGCCCCGGTGCGCACCCTCGCCCGCAAGCCGCGCAACCTCACCTGGGAGGAGGCCGCCGGCCTGCCCCTGGTCGGCCTCACCGCCTACCAGGTGCTGATGAAGGCGCTTCAGGTCAAGCGCGGCGAGACCGTCCTGGTCCACGCGGCCGCGGGCGGCGTCGGCTCGATCGCCGTGCAGATCGCCCGCCATCTGGGAGCCCGGGTGATCGGTACGGCGAGCGAGGCCAACCACGACTTCGTGCGCTCGCTGGGCGGCGAGCCCGTGACCTACGGCGACGGCCTGGCCGAACGGGTGCGCGGGCTGGCCCCCGAAGGCGTGGACGCGGCCTTCGACACGATCGGCGGCGAGACGCTGAAGGTCTCCGCCCATCTGCTGGCCCCCGAGGGCCGCCTGGCGTCGATCGCCGACGGGGACGTCGTCGGATACGGCGGCCGGTACTTCTGGGTCCGGCCCGACGCCGAGGACCTCACCCGGCTGGCGGAGCTGGCCGAACAGGGCGTGGTCTCCGTGCACGTCTCCGAGACGTTCCCGCTGGAACGCGCGGCGGACGCGCACCGGCTGAACCAGGAGGGCCGCACCCGGGGCAAGATCGTGGTGACGGTCGACTGGGACGCCGAGACCGACGAGGCCGACGAGGCCGACGGCACCGACGAGACCCCGTAG
- a CDS encoding molybdopterin-dependent oxidoreductase produces MNPEPTEERGAPDERGTPDERGTPIGRRVLLGTLGLGALGVVAAPPLQRGLEAFLGAAADKDPTGLTGLLPNGGGFRYYSVTASVPHKNATNYRLTVDGLVDRPGSYTLADLKALPQTRMVKDVQCVTGWRVPGTPFEGVRLSALLDAAGVRAEAGAIRFTCFDGAYTESLTLAQARRADVLVALRMQDKDLGHDHGGPVRLYVAPMYFYKSAKWLSGITVTEKVKPGYWEDRGYDVDAWVGRSNGRDDAPTS; encoded by the coding sequence GTGAACCCCGAACCAACCGAGGAACGCGGCGCCCCTGACGAACGCGGGACCCCCGACGAACGCGGCACCCCCATAGGCCGCCGCGTCCTCCTCGGCACCCTCGGCCTGGGCGCCCTCGGAGTCGTCGCAGCGCCCCCGCTGCAACGCGGCCTGGAGGCGTTCCTCGGCGCGGCCGCCGACAAGGACCCCACCGGCCTCACCGGTCTGCTCCCCAACGGCGGCGGCTTCCGCTACTACTCGGTCACGGCCTCCGTCCCGCACAAGAACGCCACGAACTACCGCCTCACGGTCGACGGCCTCGTCGACCGCCCCGGCTCCTACACGCTCGCCGACCTCAAGGCCCTGCCGCAGACCCGGATGGTCAAGGACGTCCAGTGCGTCACCGGCTGGCGGGTCCCCGGCACCCCCTTCGAAGGGGTCCGGCTGTCCGCCCTCCTCGACGCCGCCGGCGTGCGCGCCGAGGCCGGCGCGATCCGCTTCACCTGCTTCGACGGCGCCTACACCGAGAGCCTCACCCTCGCCCAGGCCCGCCGCGCCGACGTCCTGGTCGCCCTGCGCATGCAGGACAAGGACCTCGGCCACGACCACGGCGGCCCGGTCCGCCTCTATGTGGCCCCCATGTACTTCTACAAGTCCGCCAAGTGGCTCTCCGGCATCACCGTCACCGAGAAGGTGAAGCCCGGCTACTGGGAGGACCGGGGCTACGACGTCGACGCCTGGGTCGGCCGTTCGAACGGACGCGACGATGCCCCTACGAGCTGA
- a CDS encoding TetR/AcrR family transcriptional regulator yields MPRTTDGDGTPVPQRLLAAATRLFAEQGYDRTSVQEIVEAAGVTKGALYHYFGSKDDLLHEVYARVLRVQQERLDAFADADGPIEERLRGAAADVVVTTIDNLDDANIFFRSMHHLSPEKNKQVRAERRRYHERFRALVEEGQKTGVFSTATPADLVVDYHFGSVHHLSTWYRPDGPLGPQEVADHLADLLLRALRP; encoded by the coding sequence GTGCCCAGGACGACGGACGGCGACGGGACCCCGGTGCCGCAGCGGCTCCTCGCCGCCGCCACCCGGCTCTTCGCCGAGCAGGGCTACGACCGCACCTCGGTGCAGGAGATCGTCGAGGCGGCCGGCGTCACCAAGGGGGCGCTGTACCACTACTTCGGCTCCAAGGACGACCTCCTGCACGAGGTGTACGCGCGCGTGCTGCGCGTCCAGCAGGAGCGGCTGGACGCCTTCGCGGACGCCGACGGGCCGATCGAGGAGCGGCTGCGGGGCGCGGCGGCCGACGTGGTCGTCACGACCATCGACAACCTCGACGACGCCAACATCTTCTTCCGTTCGATGCACCATCTGAGTCCCGAGAAGAACAAGCAGGTCCGCGCCGAGCGCCGGCGCTATCACGAACGCTTCCGCGCGCTCGTGGAAGAGGGTCAGAAGACCGGCGTCTTCTCCACGGCGACCCCGGCGGACCTGGTCGTGGACTACCACTTCGGCTCGGTCCACCACCTGTCCACGTGGTACCGGCCCGACGGCCCGCTCGGCCCCCAGGAGGTCGCCGACCACCTGGCCGACCTGCTGCTGCGGGCGCTGCGGCCCTGA